The genomic window GACACGGCCTTCAGGACGACGTCTTTGGCGAGATGCTGGCCAAAGAGCTTCTCATCCAAGGCGTCCTTCAGAGCTATGGCAGAAATGGAGAAGGGCTCCATTAGTTGCCATGTTTGCAGGTTTTAActgtactgtgcttttagactCTAAGCCACTTTGAAGCCCAGTTTGGGGTAAAAAGTGGGGTGCTAATCATAAGCGATTCAATGTTCTCTCTACAAACTCTCCCAAACTTTTGTCCctcagaattctgggagttgcaatcctaTCTCTTTTCTCCCAAATATTCTGGGAGcgatagttcccccccccccccccaaaaaaaattctggaagctgcagtcctttctttcccccagaattctgggaactgcaatcctcctcctgaaggatgctgggagatgtagtcttcCACCTCCCaggatgttgggagctgcagtcctccTGAGGCCTATAGTCCTCCTCCCCCAAGATACTGAGACCTCCAATCTTCCCCTCCAGGATGCTGGAACCTGTAGTCCTCCTCCCCCTAGGATTCTGAGAACTGGTCCTCCTCTCCCAAGGATGCTGGAAACTGCAGCTCTCCCTTCCACAATCCTGGGACCAGCAGTCTTCCCCTacaggatgctgggagctgcagccctcTCTCCCCtgcaaggattctgggaactgcagtactCCTCCTTCACCCTTGGATGCTAGAAGCTGCAGTCCTCCCTCCCAGGATGCTGACAGCTGCAACTCTCTCCTCCCCAGGATTCTGGGACCAATAATCCTCCTCCCCCCaatgattctgggaactgcagtccttCTTTAGCatagaatgctgggagctgcagcagTCTCCTCCCCAGAATTGTGGGAGCAGCAATCCTCTCTCCAATCCAGgatgctgggacctgtagtcctcctctcccccagaatgctggggcttgcagtcctcCCCCCTCCaggatgctgggacttgcagttcagtCCTCTCCCCAGAATTGTGGGAGCTGCAATCCTCTCTCTTCCCCAGGATGTTGGGTCCAGTAGTCTTTCTTTCTCCCCAAGGATTCTGGGGCCTGCAGTCCTCCTCCCTCCATGATGCTGGAACCTCCagtcctctcctcttcccaggaTTCTGGGACGTGCAGTCCTCCCCCTcccaaggattctgggaactgcagtcctacTTCCCTCCAGGATGTTGGGAACTGCAACCCTCTCCTTCCCAGGATTCTGGGACCAGTAGTCCTCTCCCCCCCCAGGATGCTGAAAGCTGCAATCCTTCTCCTCCCTagaattgtgggagctgcagtccctctcccacccaggATGCTGGGTCCAGTAGTCCTCCTCCCTCTCAAGGATTCTGGGGCCTGCAGTCCTCCTGCCCTCCAGGaagctgggacctgcagtccattCCTCTCCccaggatgctgggagctgcagtccctcTCCCCCGCCGCCTACCGTCCCCTCCGGGCTTGGGGTCCCCTTCTGCGGGGCAGCACTCGACGAAGCTGCAGTAGAAGCGGGGCGAGGAGAGGTAGCCGGTGAGGGCCGAGGCCGCCCCGATGGCCAGCCCCACGCTCAGCGGCTCCAGCGCCGCCACCGACCccgagaaaaggagaaggagcacCAGCAGCGCCTGCTCCATGGCGGCCCTGGGCTGCAATGCATTGCCCGCCTCCCGCGGAACTACACTTCCCGGCAGCCCCCGGGGCCACTTCcgccctttctccctccacttcCGCCCGGTCTCTGTAAACCGCTCCGCCATCTTTGTCGAAGGCGGAAGTATCCCCCAtacattgttattattagtagttattagtaattattattgtttagtttatatatattactattatataaattattatatattttataaatcatttttataaattattatatgaTTTCTGCACAAATATGTTTCAAAGCAAATAATTTGTTTTGAAAC from Sceloporus undulatus isolate JIND9_A2432 ecotype Alabama unplaced genomic scaffold, SceUnd_v1.1 scaffold_3112, whole genome shotgun sequence includes these protein-coding regions:
- the LOC121918022 gene encoding torsin-1B-like — translated: MAERFTETGRKWREKGRKWPRGLPGSVVPREAGNALQPRAAMEQALLVLLLLFSGSVAALEPLSVGLAIGAASALTGYLSSPRFYCSFVECCPAEGDPKPGGDALKDALDEKLFGQHLAKDVVLKAVSGFVNNPNPKKPLALSLHGWAGTGKNFVSQIVAENVHKLGLRSKFVH